A stretch of Lacipirellulaceae bacterium DNA encodes these proteins:
- a CDS encoding aspartate aminotransferase family protein: protein MSTETKMQLPIIDHQLTPYSGPSRDEVIALRKQYVSPGVITYYREPMMVVEGHMQYVWDDQGTRYLDAFAGIVTVSVGHCHPKIVEKVKQQTGQLQHTTTIYLHPTIAQFAEKLAEKMPDGLSRTYFTNSGSEANEVAILSAREHTGNTQVIGLRNGYHGGTATTMGLTAHGTWKFKSNQSPGIVHSHAGYCYRCPYGLEYPSCDLKCAHDIKEVIEYQTPGEVACFIGEPIQGVGGAVTPPKEYFQIVYDIVRQHGGICIADEVQGGFGRTGTHFWAHQNYDVVPDGITMAKGIGNGIPLGAFTTTEEISEVMTNRIHFNTYGGNPISMTQGLATLEVIEEDGIQQNALEVGNHLKDGFLALQEKHAIIGEVRGMGLMLGIELVRDRKTKEPANTEAADVMEAMRDRGVLVGKGGLYGNTLRIKPPMCITKDDADYLLAMLDEVLAGS from the coding sequence ATGTCTACCGAAACGAAAATGCAACTCCCTATCATTGACCACCAGCTGACACCTTATTCGGGTCCCTCACGCGATGAGGTGATAGCCCTGCGGAAGCAGTATGTGTCGCCCGGTGTGATCACGTACTATCGTGAGCCGATGATGGTGGTCGAAGGGCACATGCAGTACGTGTGGGACGACCAGGGAACGCGTTATCTCGACGCTTTTGCGGGAATTGTGACCGTGAGCGTAGGACACTGCCATCCGAAAATTGTTGAGAAGGTGAAACAGCAGACGGGGCAATTGCAACACACAACGACCATCTATCTGCATCCGACCATCGCGCAGTTCGCGGAGAAACTCGCCGAGAAGATGCCCGACGGGCTCAGCCGCACTTACTTCACGAATAGTGGTAGCGAAGCCAATGAAGTGGCGATTCTTTCCGCCCGCGAGCATACCGGCAACACACAAGTTATTGGACTACGCAACGGTTACCACGGCGGCACGGCCACGACGATGGGCCTCACGGCACATGGCACTTGGAAGTTTAAGTCGAATCAATCGCCAGGGATTGTTCATTCACATGCCGGCTACTGTTACCGTTGCCCTTATGGGTTGGAGTATCCGAGTTGCGATCTGAAATGTGCTCACGACATCAAGGAAGTCATTGAATATCAGACGCCAGGCGAGGTGGCCTGTTTTATTGGCGAACCAATTCAGGGTGTCGGCGGTGCTGTAACGCCGCCCAAAGAGTACTTCCAAATCGTCTACGACATCGTCCGCCAGCATGGGGGCATCTGTATTGCTGATGAAGTGCAGGGCGGGTTTGGGCGCACAGGCACTCACTTCTGGGCGCATCAGAATTACGATGTCGTCCCCGATGGCATCACGATGGCCAAGGGAATCGGCAACGGTATCCCGCTCGGTGCGTTCACAACCACTGAAGAGATTTCCGAAGTGATGACAAACCGAATTCACTTCAACACCTACGGTGGAAACCCGATCAGTATGACGCAAGGCTTGGCCACGCTTGAAGTGATCGAAGAAGACGGCATCCAACAGAATGCGTTGGAAGTTGGCAATCACCTGAAGGACGGCTTCCTCGCGTTGCAAGAAAAACACGCAATCATCGGTGAGGTGCGCGGCATGGGATTGATGCTGGGAATTGAACTCGTCCGCGATCGCAAGACCAAAGAACCGGCCAACACCGAAGCCGCCGATGTGATGGAAGCGATGCGTGACCGCGGCGTACTCGTTGGTAAGGGTGGGCTCTATGGAAACACGCTACGCATTAAACCGCCGATGTGTATTACCAAAGATGACGCTGATTACCTGTTGGCGATGCTGGATGAGGTGTTAGCGGGAAGTTAG